A window from Bos mutus isolate GX-2022 chromosome 1, NWIPB_WYAK_1.1, whole genome shotgun sequence encodes these proteins:
- the ATP5PF gene encoding ATP synthase-coupling factor 6, mitochondrial isoform X2: MASCCEIPGASGSGPDRGGCEARRTAEKRHREGRGRREVTGTTRAPGARGLAEPRAARPPPLPAQPPPPLPTRLPQVSTNGNGSHSAGDQRKQNTEAAAGGPRWGRRPRNEAGPRGPALSSSPAAALTRSGFGPVAPARTPEPAEKRSGAGSTCSVSPGTPGFGTTTPSRLRETDA; this comes from the exons ATGGCATCGTGCTGTGAGATCCCAGGGGCGTCGGGATCAGGTCCCGACCGCGGCGGCTGCGAAGCACGGCGGACAGCCGAGAAGAGgcacagggaggggagggggcggcgaGAGGTGACAGGAACTACCCGGGCCCCGGGGGCGCGCGGCCTCGCGGAGCCCCGCGCCgcgcgccccccgcccctccccgcacagcctcccccgcccctccccacccgGCTCCCTCAAGTCTCCACGAACGGAAATGGGAGTCACAGCGCCGGGGACCAGCGGAAACAAAACACAGAGGCGGCCGCGGGGGGGCCGCGGTGGGGGAGAAGGCCCCGGAACGAAGCCGGCCCGCGCGGGCCCGCGCTCTCTTCCTCCCCCGCGGCCGCACTCACCCGCTCCGGATTCGGCCCCGTCGCCCCCGCCCGCACTCCAGAGCCGGCTGAGAAGCGCAGCGGCGCGGGCTCCACGTGCAGCGTCTCTCCCG gcACCCCCGGGTTCGGGACTACAACTCCCAGCAGGTTGCGCGAAACGGACGCCTAA